One Candidatus Nanoarchaeia archaeon DNA window includes the following coding sequences:
- a CDS encoding V-type ATP synthase subunit I: MIEKMVKVNIVGPKKRLESVVSSLHRLKVLHITEHKKSDELDIGSPSKKAEKISRMLVEVSALVASLRLEASCRPEALGDGASIRKKLKEITKHVVRQQEELKALNERLASARSSGEKMLPFAGLSTPFEYYGGYECLVSFAGRAKDIPGLKHELHGNTMMEHAKDTLLLFADKASEEVCRTALKKHSFQALGYDPSWKHSPKQAIRDLEAEEKGIQARIARIQSSLNQVAEKSGNFLLALQAALKKELEKAEAPLKMGSTESAFFLSGWLPQARKEEVEKALAKETIHVVINEPGKKDTVPVKLRNSKTTQPFEFFMDLYSLPSYRELDPTLFLALTFPLFFGFIVGDIGYGLAGLLIAWYISKKIPGTKGFMKIIMVSSLMSLLFGVFFGEFFGEEEIMGIAMPHVLSRAHQMQELLYLAIAIGIIHINAALLIGFFNEKSHGISHAIFAKISWIILQIGVAVIALDLMGIISSSYLGYFIIGIAVLMLVKGEGINGIIELPGIFSNILSYARLMAIGLSSVSIALVINEFAAKWIEAGGLLAIGAVLLLVIGHGVNLALGYLGGFLHSLRLHYVEFFTKFFHGGGIAYRAFGEHK; the protein is encoded by the coding sequence ATGATTGAAAAGATGGTAAAGGTGAATATTGTAGGTCCAAAAAAGAGGCTTGAGAGTGTAGTGAGCTCTCTCCACAGGCTGAAGGTGCTGCATATCACCGAACATAAGAAGAGTGATGAGTTGGATATCGGCTCTCCGTCAAAAAAAGCTGAAAAGATTTCCCGAATGCTTGTTGAAGTCAGCGCCCTTGTCGCCAGCCTCAGGCTGGAGGCAAGCTGCAGGCCGGAAGCTCTTGGTGATGGAGCGTCTATCAGAAAAAAGCTAAAGGAGATCACAAAGCACGTTGTGCGGCAGCAGGAGGAGCTTAAGGCCCTCAATGAAAGGCTGGCATCAGCCCGCTCATCCGGGGAGAAGATGCTTCCCTTTGCAGGCCTGAGCACTCCATTTGAGTATTATGGAGGATATGAGTGTCTTGTCTCTTTTGCTGGCAGGGCAAAGGATATCCCTGGCCTCAAACATGAACTTCATGGCAACACCATGATGGAACATGCCAAAGATACGCTCCTGCTCTTTGCAGATAAAGCCTCAGAAGAAGTATGCAGGACTGCGCTGAAGAAGCATAGTTTTCAGGCGCTTGGCTATGATCCTTCATGGAAGCATAGCCCAAAGCAGGCGATAAGGGATCTTGAAGCAGAAGAGAAAGGCATTCAGGCAAGAATTGCCAGGATCCAAAGCTCCCTCAACCAGGTCGCTGAAAAATCCGGAAACTTTCTTTTGGCTCTCCAGGCTGCCTTGAAGAAGGAGTTGGAGAAGGCTGAGGCTCCTCTCAAAATGGGATCTACAGAGTCTGCTTTTTTCCTCAGCGGCTGGCTTCCTCAGGCAAGGAAAGAAGAAGTGGAGAAAGCCCTGGCAAAGGAAACCATCCATGTCGTGATCAATGAGCCCGGCAAAAAAGACACGGTTCCTGTTAAGCTTAGGAACAGCAAGACGACCCAGCCCTTTGAGTTTTTTATGGACCTCTATAGCCTTCCCAGCTACAGGGAGCTTGACCCCACGCTGTTCCTGGCCCTCACCTTCCCGCTCTTCTTTGGGTTTATTGTTGGTGACATAGGCTATGGCCTTGCAGGCCTTTTGATAGCATGGTATATTTCAAAAAAGATTCCCGGCACAAAAGGATTCATGAAGATCATTATGGTTTCCTCCCTCATGTCGCTCCTCTTCGGAGTCTTTTTTGGAGAGTTCTTTGGCGAGGAAGAGATTATGGGAATTGCCATGCCCCACGTCCTGAGCCGGGCGCATCAGATGCAGGAGCTCCTTTACCTGGCCATCGCCATAGGGATTATCCATATCAATGCTGCTCTGCTCATCGGATTCTTCAATGAAAAGAGCCACGGCATTAGCCATGCAATCTTCGCAAAGATCTCATGGATCATTCTGCAGATTGGGGTTGCCGTCATTGCACTAGACTTGATGGGCATCATTTCTTCTTCCTACCTTGGATACTTCATCATCGGAATTGCAGTTCTCATGCTTGTCAAAGGCGAAGGCATCAATGGCATCATCGAGCTTCCCGGCATCTTCTCCAATATACTCTCCTATGCAAGGCTTATGGCAATCGGGCTTTCTTCAGTAAGCATTGCTCTTGTTATCAATGAGTTTGCGGCAAAATGGATCGAGGCAGGAGGCCTTCTCGCGATAGGAGCAGTGCTTCTCCTGGTCATTGGCCACGGCGTGAACCTCGCTTTAGGCTACCTGGGCGGATTTCTCCATAGCTTAAGGCTGCACTATGTCGAGTTTTTCACAAAGTTTTTTCACGGCGGAGGGATTGCCTACAGGGCATTCGGGGAGCATAAATGA
- a CDS encoding V-type ATP synthase subunit K: MEDINTGLIAIGAAIAIGSSAFAAAVAEKQIGAAAVGAMAEKEELFGKGLILTVIPETLVIFGLVIAILILGMAQ, translated from the coding sequence ATGGAAGACATAAACACAGGGTTGATTGCGATCGGAGCAGCAATTGCGATCGGATCAAGCGCATTCGCAGCAGCTGTTGCAGAGAAGCAGATCGGCGCTGCAGCAGTCGGCGCCATGGCAGAGAAAGAGGAATTGTTCGGAAAAGGGCTTATCCTGACCGTCATTCCCGAAACGCTCGTGATATTCGGCCTGGTCATTGCAATACTGATCCTTGGAATGGCGCAATGA